GAAGTGTATCCCAAATTCATGAGCGAAGACGAGATGGACGATTCTGTCTTTGAGCAGGCAGGTGAACTGGCTCGCGAAAAGACAGAGATCCGTGAAGAAGCAGTTGCGATCACGGTGGCCGTATCGGATGAACTGTCATCGCAAATGGCAACACTGGTGAAGGAACTGGGTTCCACCAAGACCTTCGACCTCGTGCTCGGATTTGCGGTCACCGTCGTGGTCATTCTCATGGTGTCGTTTGTGATCCGTATCGCCATCAATCGCCCCTTTGCAGATTTCATCCAAAAGGTCAAAATTCTGTCGGAAGGAGACCTGACGGTACGGTTTTCCGATCAGCGAAAGGACGAATTGAGCCAACTGGGAAACTATCTAAACCACTATGTGGATGGATTGCTCCAGTCGATCCGACAGATTTCGGATCACTCCGCTCTGCTCAAATCGCTAGCGGATGAAACCCACCAGTCTGCCGAGGAGATCCAGCTCAATACCAACAGCATGTCGACCCAGGCGGATTCGGTGAGCAATGCGGGCAATGAACTCTCGAGCGAGATGTCAACCATCGCAGGCAATGCGAAGGAGATGACAAGTTCAACGTCCTCCGTAGCGGCGGCCATTGAAGAGATGAGCGCAGCGATCAGTGAAGTTGCCATGCAGTGCAACCAACAGTCTCAGATTGTACTTGAAGCCAATCAAAAGGCCGATGGAGCAAGCAAACTGATGCACGAGCTGGGCGAAGCTGCAAAAGAAATCCAGAAGATCGTGGAGATCATCAACGCCATCGCAGCCCAAACCAATCTCCTCGCGCTTAACGCCACCATCGAAGCCGCCAGTGCGGGTGATGCAGGCAAGGGGTTTGCCGTAGTCGCCAATGAGGTCAAGGAACTCGCACGCCAGAGCAGTGATTCATCTGGACGGATTCGTTCGCAAATTCAGAACATCACTCAAAAGACCGAGGCTTCGCTCAAGGCGGTCGATGAGATTTCAGAGATCATGTCGCGAGTCAGCGAATATTCGGGAACCATTGCAACCTCAGTGGAGCAGCAGTCGTCAACCAATCGGGAAATTTCAAGCACTATGCAGACTGTCACCGGATTTACCGAAGAGGTCTCCTCGACGGTGACGGTTTCGTCCGAAAGTGCCAACGTCGTTGCCGAGAGCATCCGGGGAGTCAACGCCTCCATCGACCGGTTCAAGAGCGTGGCCGATACGACTCTGGATCGCTCAGGTCGTCTGACGAAGCTGTCCGAGCACCTGCTGCAATCAATTGCGGCATTCAAAACGCAATAACGCTGCGACGTGGAGTCCGGTATCGCATGACGGCAATTTTCGCATTCACGGTTGCGGGGTCATTCCCGATCCCGCAATCGTGAAAACCATCTGAGGCTGTTTCGCCATCAGGGTAACAGCTTCGCCAGCAGCAGCTCAACTCGCTTGACTTCACGCATCACGCGATTGCTGTGCATGATCATCCAGAACCAGACTTTCATAAACGAAATAAAGAGCAGGCAAAACAGGGAGGCCATGCCCCACTCCAGTTTCAATCCCAGATCCTCTGTCTGAATAAAACAAAGGCTGGTCCAGATCCAGAGTCCGAAAACCAACAGACTCATTACAGCCGCGACACTGTTCATCCAGCGGGATTGGCCGCGAAAGGTCTGCAGCAGCTCCTCAGCGATAGACAGATTCACATTACCCGAAGTGCCGTTTGATTCGAGTGCGGCACGAATGCGTTCATCCAGATTATTCATGATCGTGTTCATTTGGTGGTTCATTCCAGGTCACCCGATAGCATCGCATCGCGCAGGTGCTCCCGGGCATAAAAAAGTCGTGATTTGACGGTGCCGCAGGGAATTCCGAGCACGTCAGCGATAGCAGCAATGTCCAATCCGCTCAGGTAGAACAACTCCAGCACATCACGTTCAGACTGCTGCATCCGGGACAGTGCGATCTGCACCTGATCCCATTGCTCCGTCACCGGCGAGAACGCCGATGCATCCTGCTGTGGCAACACCTGCTCCGCCTCGCGTTCCAGCACATTCTGCCGATGACGTCGGCGCGACTCCCTTCGCACCCAATCGGCAGATCGACGAAACACGATCTGGTAGGCCCATCGCGGGAAACAGGCGGGGTCGTTCAATCTGGAAAGTCCCTTTGCGATGTGCAACCAGGCCTCTTGGGCAACCTCCTCCGCGGCGGTCTCACCCTGCACTCGTGAGCGGGCGTAGCGTAGCAGGTCGTGATGCCACAGGGAGTAGAGTTCACAAATCCCGCGTTCGTTTCCATCCTGTGCCTGCAGCACAAGATATTCGGTCAAAATCTGTTTGCGGTCGCGGTCCATTGCCTTTGCAAGAAAGGTCGCCACCAGCGCGGGTTTGGTTCAGAGTATCGATCAAAATTCGATTTCCGGAGTCGCGTGGAACCTTGCCTGCGTAACCCGTGCACTTCGCCCACCCCACTGCGTTTACGTCGACTCTGCTGCGAGATAACCCAGTCGCACTGATTCCTCGATCACTTCCCTTGCGGCCTTCCAAAGTTCCGTCGAGCCCTCTTCAATAACCTGATTGATCGCAATCACTTCGTGTTTCTGAATGCCATGCTCCTGCCAGCTGTGACCCTTGGCGTGGTAATTGTGCAGGAGTGGAGTGATGCGGTCACACGCACCGGCAAACTTCGCTTCCGGGGTCGCTTTGGCTTCAAATTCCTCCCAGAGTTCCAACAGTTCCTTCGCCTGCTCAGCAGGCAACAGACCAAAGATGCGACGGGCAGCGTCGCGCTCCCGCTCGACCTTGCCTTCATTGGCCTGCACATCGTAGATATACACATCACCCGCATCGATCTCCACAATGTCGTGAACCAGTAACATCTTGAGCACGCGCAGCAGGTCAATCGATTCGTTGGCATACTCTGCAAAAATCAACGCAACCACACTCACATGCCAGCTGTGCTCACCGGAATTTTCGAGGCGTGGTTCGTGGGTGAGCAGTGTGCGTCGAAGTACCGATTTGAGTTTGTCCAGCTCCATCAGGAAGCGGATCTGTTGCTGTAGTTTTTCGCTCATGAGCATCGCAAGTCTGCCCGGGTGGGCAATTGTGTCACACTTCGTGCAAAGCGTGACACGGAAATTGTGTCAGGATGCTGAACCTGACACACCCAAAGCTCAACATCATTCCCCTAACATGCTAACAACCAAAGACTTCTGTATTTTAACTCAAATGGCACCCCGTTTGCTCTATTGCCATTCGACGCCACACCTTCTGGCATTCAGCGTCAACACAACGAATCTTTTTAATCGAAAATCATAGATAACATGAGTCTATCACTACAATCCGCAAACCTCACTCCTATTGGAGATCGAGTTCTCGTTAAACTTGCCACCGTTGAAGAACAACAGGTCGGAGGCATCTACATTCCTGATTCCGCAAAGGAGAAGCCGCAGACCGCTGAGGTAGTGGCTCTGGGAACCGGAAAGAAGGATGGCGAGACCATCGCGTTCCAGGTCAAGGTCGGTGACAAGGTGCTGATCAGCAAGTATGGCGGCACTGAAATCAAGATCGACGGTCAGCTGCACAACCTGCTGCGCGAAGACGACATTCTGGGTATCATCGGATAATTCATCCGCCTTCACCCGATTCATTTAACCACAACCAAGAAATATTCACAGCATATGGCTAAACAAATTCTTTTCGAAGAAGATGCGAGAGCAAAGATCCTCAAGGGAGTCGAAGTCCTGGCCCGGTCCGTCAAGGTGACCATGGGACCTCGCGGACGCAATGTTCTCATCGACAAAAAATTCGGCGCACCAACCATGACCAAGGACGGTGTCACCGTTGCCAAGGAAATTGAACTTGAAGATCCCTACGAAAACATCGGCGCACAAATGGTCAAGGAAGTCGCTTCCAAGACCTCCGATCTCGCAGGTGACGGAACGACCACTGCAACCGTTCTCGGTGAGGCGATTTACCGCCAGGGACTGAAGAATGTCACTGCTGGTGCCAATCCAATCTACATCAAGCGCGGAATCGACAAGGCTGTTGAAGCCGGAGTCAACTCACTCAAGGGTCTTTCCAACCCCGTCAAGGACCGCGAGGAAATCAAGAGCGTTGCCACCGTATCCGCAAACTGGGATACCGAAATCGGTGACATCATCGCCGAAGCGATGGACAAGGTCGGCAAGGATGGAACCATCACTGTCGAAGAAGCAAAGTCCATCGAAACCACTCTCGATGTGGTTGAGGGAATGCAGTTCGACAAGGGCTACCTGAGTCCTTACTTCTGCACCAACATGGACTCCATGGAAGCCGTTCTGGATGATGCCTACATTCTCATCCACGAAAAG
Above is a genomic segment from Puniceicoccaceae bacterium containing:
- a CDS encoding methyl-accepting chemotaxis protein, giving the protein MKILPQRISTKIWSIVAVFVVSLMGIMAQSFLVKGDLQQQLQRFSHNSNIANVEGRTLVAQIDAQLKAYEDAVVSGESDLIVGASRSAGESQDSLNGLAAITSASLKTRIQRFSNQLERFTRQASEVYPKFMSEDEMDDSVFEQAGELAREKTEIREEAVAITVAVSDELSSQMATLVKELGSTKTFDLVLGFAVTVVVILMVSFVIRIAINRPFADFIQKVKILSEGDLTVRFSDQRKDELSQLGNYLNHYVDGLLQSIRQISDHSALLKSLADETHQSAEEIQLNTNSMSTQADSVSNAGNELSSEMSTIAGNAKEMTSSTSSVAAAIEEMSAAISEVAMQCNQQSQIVLEANQKADGASKLMHELGEAAKEIQKIVEIINAIAAQTNLLALNATIEAASAGDAGKGFAVVANEVKELARQSSDSSGRIRSQIQNITQKTEASLKAVDEISEIMSRVSEYSGTIATSVEQQSSTNREISSTMQTVTGFTEEVSSTVTVSSESANVVAESIRGVNASIDRFKSVADTTLDRSGRLTKLSEHLLQSIAAFKTQ
- a CDS encoding HD domain-containing protein; the encoded protein is MSEKLQQQIRFLMELDKLKSVLRRTLLTHEPRLENSGEHSWHVSVVALIFAEYANESIDLLRVLKMLLVHDIVEIDAGDVYIYDVQANEGKVERERDAARRIFGLLPAEQAKELLELWEEFEAKATPEAKFAGACDRITPLLHNYHAKGHSWQEHGIQKHEVIAINQVIEEGSTELWKAAREVIEESVRLGYLAAEST
- a CDS encoding sigma-70 family RNA polymerase sigma factor, which produces MATFLAKAMDRDRKQILTEYLVLQAQDGNERGICELYSLWHHDLLRYARSRVQGETAAEEVAQEAWLHIAKGLSRLNDPACFPRWAYQIVFRRSADWVRRESRRRHRQNVLEREAEQVLPQQDASAFSPVTEQWDQVQIALSRMQQSERDVLELFYLSGLDIAAIADVLGIPCGTVKSRLFYAREHLRDAMLSGDLE
- a CDS encoding co-chaperone GroES: MSLSLQSANLTPIGDRVLVKLATVEEQQVGGIYIPDSAKEKPQTAEVVALGTGKKDGETIAFQVKVGDKVLISKYGGTEIKIDGQLHNLLREDDILGIIG
- a CDS encoding DUF6768 family protein; this encodes MNNLDERIRAALESNGTSGNVNLSIAEELLQTFRGQSRWMNSVAAVMSLLVFGLWIWTSLCFIQTEDLGLKLEWGMASLFCLLFISFMKVWFWMIMHSNRVMREVKRVELLLAKLLP